TAGGCGTCGGCGCCGAGGTCCAGCCCGCGTTCGCGGTCCTCGTCGCTGGCGCGCGAGGTGACCAGGATCACCGGCAGGTCGGAGGTCATGGGGTTGCCCTTGACGGCCTGGAGCAAGGCGAACCCGTCCATCCTCGGCATCTCCACGTCGCTGATGATCAGGTCCACATCCTCCAATTCGCCGAGCGTTTCGACCGCCTCGCGCCCGTCCACGCACAGCGTGACCCGGTAACCATGGGCCTCCAGGATGCTCTTTTCCAGGGTTCGCGTGGTGATTGAATCGTCCACCACCAGAATGTGCGAACGCCGCCGCGCCGACTCGTCCACGGGGCGGACCAGCGGCGGCAGGGCCATGCCGGGGCGCGGCGACAAGGCGGCGGGATTCAGCACCAGAGCCGGCGATCCGTCGTCCATCAGCACGGTGCCGAGGAAGCGGGTGGCGTCGATTCCCACCTCCTCCGCCGGGGTGACGACGGAGTCGCGGGTGGCCATCAGCGCGTCCACGACCAGCGCGACCCGCCGCCCGGCGGTGCGCAGGATGACGAGCGCCAGCGGCGCCCCGTTGCCCTGCGGCATGGCGCCGTCGTAGCCGAGCAAGGCGGCCAGCGGCGTCACCGGGACGTCCTCCTCCTCCAGCCGGATGGTCGGGGCGGCGAGGTCGGTGAACAGCGTGTCCGCCGGGACGCGCAGCACGCGCGCCACGTCGTTGCTGGGGATCGCCAGGATGTCGTCCTGAACCGCCACGAAGACCAGCCGCTGGCTGAGCAGGCTGAGCGGCACCTCCACCGTGACGACGGTCCCGCCGCCCTCGCGCGCCGCCAGCGTCACCGAGCCCTGGAGCCGGGTGACCTCACGCCGCACGATGGCGAGGCCCATGCCGCGCCCGGCGTACTCGTTCGCAGTGGGGGCGGTGGAGAAGCCCGGCTCGAAGATCAGGTCGAGCAGCCGTTCCTCCGGCGCCGCCTCCGCCTCGTCGGCGCCCATCAGGCCGCGCTCGACGGCGTGGCGGGCAATGGCCGCGCGGTTCGGGCCGCGCCCGTCGTCCTCGACGCGCAGGACGAGGCGGCGCCCGACGACCGAGGCCTCGAAGCGGACGGTCGCCGCCGCACGCTTGCCCGCCGCCACCCGCTCCTGCGGGGTTTCGACGCCGTGGCTGACGGCGTTGCGCGCGATGTGCAGCACGGGGTCCTTCAGCCGTTGCAGGACCACCCGGTCGGCCTGGGTCTCCAGCCCGCGGATGTCGGCCTCGACCTCCTTGCCCTGGGCGCGGCTGATGTCGCGGATCATCCGGCCGAGGTTGCTGAACTGCGATTCCGCCGGCAGCATGCGCAGCTGCCGCACCTCGTCCTGGAATCCGCTGCCCCAGCGGCGCAGCGACCAGAGATGCCGGTCATGGGCGCGGTGCGCCGCGTCCAGCGAGGCGCCGAGCGCGCGGAAGCGCCGCTCGAAGGAGGACAGGCGCAGGGCCGTCTCGTCGCCCGCGAAGCTGGTGGCGCCGGCTCCCAGGGCGTCCGGCGAACCGCCGCGGAG
The Azospirillum brasilense genome window above contains:
- a CDS encoding hybrid sensor histidine kinase/response regulator, whose protein sequence is MNDIRTRLLAAFDLEHKEHLAAIREALRAVEKDPAHHPDLVEIHRRAHSLKGAARAVDLPEVERLSHWLEAAFIAIQRGTVPFDAAARDVVRRALDAIEDVVAWATRGGGEVDIAEVLAELTRMGGEGGGPEPVQRRPAAAEAEAAHPAAHPAAAPRPARPAGPAESAALVRIRSAGLERLFTAAAGLLPEIENQSALVAELRDLRGEWRALERSWHAMRPRLLRGGSPDALGAGATSFAGDETALRLSSFERRFRALGASLDAAHRAHDRHLWSLRRWGSGFQDEVRQLRMLPAESQFSNLGRMIRDISRAQGKEVEADIRGLETQADRVVLQRLKDPVLHIARNAVSHGVETPQERVAAGKRAAATVRFEASVVGRRLVLRVEDDGRGPNRAAIARHAVERGLMGADEAEAAPEERLLDLIFEPGFSTAPTANEYAGRGMGLAIVRREVTRLQGSVTLAAREGGGTVVTVEVPLSLLSQRLVFVAVQDDILAIPSNDVARVLRVPADTLFTDLAAPTIRLEEEDVPVTPLAALLGYDGAMPQGNGAPLALVILRTAGRRVALVVDALMATRDSVVTPAEEVGIDATRFLGTVLMDDGSPALVLNPAALSPRPGMALPPLVRPVDESARRRSHILVVDDSITTRTLEKSILEAHGYRVTLCVDGREAVETLGELEDVDLIISDVEMPRMDGFALLQAVKGNPMTSDLPVILVTSRASDEDRERGLDLGADAYIVKTRFDQNELLAGIRRLL